In one Brassica oleracea var. oleracea cultivar TO1000 chromosome C9, BOL, whole genome shotgun sequence genomic region, the following are encoded:
- the LOC106315991 gene encoding glucan endo-1,3-beta-glucosidase, whose product MNYMRRSSSCSSFIYPANMITMVAFLIILSTGSGADASIGVNFGTLANNLPPPRQVAEFLLHSTVINRIRLFDADPQILQAFAHTGVAVTVTVSNDQIPHLTNLSFAQRWISDHIQPHFPSTNIIRILVGNEVISTGNHLLIRNLVPAMQSLHTALVSASLHRRIQISTPHSLGILSHTTPPSSARFRQGYDKHVLKPLLSFLRTIASPFVVNPYPFFGYSPETLDFALFRPNPGLFDQDTKLHYTNMFDAQLDSVYSAMERLGFSDVAIVVGEIGWPSKGDRDQIGVDVATAAEFNRKVMDRVNSGTGTPLMPNRTFETYIFALFNENLKPGPISERNFGLFRSDLTPVYDIGILRPTARTSDPPENNRRSPVGGSSGKRWCVTKSGAETEALQRNIDYVCGLGLDCEPIIEGGPCFLPNTVEAHSAYAMNLFYQTMGRHEFDCDFDKTGEITSIDPSYGDCQYQAEFV is encoded by the exons ATGAATTACATGCGACGATCTTCCTCCTGTTCCTCGTTTATTTATCCTGCTAATATGATTACTATGGTTGCATTTCTTATCATCCTTTCGACAG GATCAGGAGCTGACGCGAGCATTGGTGTAAACTTCGGTACACTCGCGAACAACCTCCCTCCGCCGCGTCAAGTGGCGGAGTTCCTCCTCCATTCCACCGTCATCAACCGCATCCGCCTCTTCGACGCCGATCCTCAAATTCTCCAAGCCTTCGCTCACACCGGTGTTGCCGTCACCGTCACCGTCTCCAACGACCAAATCCCACACCTCACAAACCTCTCCTTCGCCCAGCGATGGATCTCCGACCACATCCAACCTCACTTCCCCTCCACCAACATCATCCGCATCCTCGTCGGTAACGAAGTCATCTCCACCGGTAACCACCTCCTCATCAGAAACCTTGTCCCGGCGATGCAATCCCTCCACACCGCCCTCGTCTCCGCCTCTCTCCACCGTCGTATCCAAATCTCCACGCCGCACTCCCTAGGAATCCTCTCTCACACCACTCCTCCGTCTTCCGCTAGGTTCCGACAAGGCTACGACAAGCATGTCCTAAAGCCTCTCCTCAGCTTCCTCCGCACTATTGCCTCACCCTTCGTCGTGAATCCTTACCCGTTCTTCGGGTACTCACCCGAGACTCTCGACTTCGCTCTGTTTAGACCTAATCCAGGCTTGTTCGATCAAGACACGAAGCTTCATTACACAAACATGTTCGACGCTCAGCTTGATTCCGTCTACTCCGCCATGGAACGACTCGGATTTTCCGACGTCGCGATCGTGGTGGGAGAAATCGGATGGCCGTCTAAGGGAGACAGAGATCAGATCGGCGTAGACGTCGCCACCGCGGCGGAGTTTAACAGGAAAGTGATGGACCGTGTAAACTCCGGTACCGGAACGCCGCTGATGCCTAACCGGACTTTCGAGACGTACATTTTCGCGCTATTCAACGAAAATCTCAAACCGGGACCGATTAGCGAGCGTAACTTCGGTCTTTTCCGGTCCGATTTAACACCGGTTTACGACATCGGAATCCTCCGGCCGACG GCTAGAACATCGGATCCACCGGAGAACAACCGGCGATCACCGGTCGGAGGATCTTCGGGGAAGCGGTGGTGCGTTACAAAGTCTGGCGCGGAGACGGAGGCTTTACAGAGGAACATAGATTACGTATGTGGATTGGGCTTAGACTGTGAGCCCATTATCGAAGGTGGGCCTTGTTTTCTCCCCAACACAGTGGAAGCCCATTCAGCGTACGCTATGAACTTGTTCTACCAGACAATGGGGAGACACGAGTTCGACTGCGATTTCGATAAGACTGGAGAGATAACTTCAATTGATCCCA GCTATGGAGATTGTCAATATCAGGCTGAATTTGTATGA
- the LOC106312872 gene encoding LOW QUALITY PROTEIN: polyadenylate-binding protein-interacting protein 13 (The sequence of the model RefSeq protein was modified relative to this genomic sequence to represent the inferred CDS: substituted 1 base at 1 genomic stop codon), with amino-acid sequence MIMAVPENADLKVDSSDQNLDNNTASLAATMMPPSPDDQNPESNFSVETPNSTKGSEGALKSEISHIDVKFSKLNPMAKEYVPQPLAPTIPVFVENSLWFTNSFAMRAFSAEDNDLFDTRRMNFGQWKRRMSKKTSLAQKEEVIRRTVHVLDIDQQATEEQLAGLFQSCGQVVDCRICGGNKSILRLAFIEFTDAXSNVSEGARSAVSLSGTLFCSYPIKVRLSKTAIAPVDPSLLPKSQDEREKCAKTVYCTNIDKKLTQMELEDFFKTACGEIQHVRLVGDCHHQTCIAFVEFTLVESAVSALNCSGIVVGGLPLRVSLSKTPVRLDQPDLN; translated from the exons ATGATCATGGCTGTCCCGGAAAATGCTGATCTGAAGGTGGACTCTTCTGATCAAAATCTAGACAACAACACTGCTTCATTAGCAGCTACGATGATGCCGCCATCTCCTGATGATCAGAACCCTGAATCCAACTTTTCTGTTGAGACACCAAACTCAACAAAGGGAAGTGAAGGGGCTCTCAAGAGTGAGATAAGTCATATAGATGTTAAGTTTTCTAAACTAAATCCGATGGCTAAGGAGTATGTTCCACAGCCCCTTGCTCCAACAATCCCTGTGTTTGTGGAGAATAGCTTATGGTTTACCAACAGTTTCGCAATGCGAGCTTTCTCTGCTGAGGACAATGACCTTTTCGATACAAGG AGAATGAACTTTGGCCAATGGAAGCGAAGGATGAGCAAGAAAACAAGCCTGGCTCAGAAGGAAGAAGTAATCAGGAGAACTGTCCATGTCTTAGACATTGATCAACAG GCTACTGAAGAGCAACTTGCTGGTCTCTTTCAATCATGTGGCCAG GTTGTTGATTGTCGTATATGCGGTGGCAATAAATCTATTCTCCGTCTTGCCTTCATTGAATTCACTGATGCG TGAAGTAATGTCTCAGAGGGAGCTAGGTCTGCTGTAAGCCTATCAGGAACTCTGTTTTGTTCTTATCCTATAAAGGTTCGTCTTTCAAAAACAGCTATTGCCCCTGTGGACCCGAGTCTTCTTCCAAAG TCTCAGGATGAGCGTGAGAAATGTGCAAAGACTGTTTACTGTACTAATATCGACAAGAAG CTCACTCAGATGGAACTGGAAGATTTCTTTAAAACAGCATGTGGGGAG ATTCAACATGTGAGGCTTGTTGGAGACTGTCATCACCAAACCTGCATTGCTTTTGTTGAATTTACGCTG GTGGAAAGTGCAGTTTCTGCTCTTAATTGTAGCGGTATTGTCGTGGGCGGTCTCCCTTTAAG GGTGAGCCTGTCAAAGACACCAGTGAGGCTAGACCAACCTGATTTAAACTAA
- the LOC106312871 gene encoding CDPK-related kinase 4 isoform X2: MTSALSIEDVRREVKLLKALSGHKHMVKFYDVYEDNDNVYVVMELCEGGELLDRILARGGRYPEVDAKRILVQILSATAFFHLQGVVHRDLKPENFLFTSRNEDAVLKVIDFGLSDFIRYDQRLNDVVGSAYYVAPEVLHRSYSTEADMWSIGVISYILLCGSRPFYGRTESAIFRCVLRANPNFEDMPWPSISPTGKDFVKRLLNKDHRKRMTAAQALAHPWLRDENPGLLLDFSVYKLVRSYIRASPFRRSALKALAKAIPDEELVFLKAQFMLLDPKDGGLSLNNFTTALTRYATDAMMESKLPDILNTMQPLAQKKLEFEEFCAAGVSVYQLEALEEWEQIATSAFEHFEQEGNRVISVQELAGEMSVGPNAYPLLKDWIRSSDGKLSFLGYAKFLHGVTVRSSSSRPR, translated from the exons ATGACATCGGCTTTGTCCATTGAAGATGTTCGTAGAGAAGTGAAGTTGCTGAAAGCTTTATCTGGGCATAAGCATATGGTTAAGTTCTATGATGTGTATGAGGACAATGATAACGTCTATGTAGTTATGGA GTTGTGTGAAGGAGGAGAGTTATTGGACAGAATCTTGGCGAG AGGTGGTAGATACCCTGAAGTCGACGCCAAACGTATTCTTGTACAGATTCTATCCGCAACAGCATTTTTTCATCTCCAAGGTGTTGTGCACCGTGACCTGAAGCCAGAG AACTTTCTCTTCACCAGCAGAAACGAGGATGCAGTACTCAAGGTCATAGACTTTGGCTTGTCTGATTTCATTAGATACG ATCAACGGCTCAATGATGTGGTGGGAAGCGCATACTACGTTGCACCAGAAGTACTCCACAGGTCTTACAGCACTGAAGCAGATATGTGGAGCATTGGTGTCATAAGTTACATACTACTATGCGGAAGCAGACCTTTCTACGGAAGAACTGAATCTGCAATATTCCGTTGTGTGCTTAGAGCAAACCCTAATTTCGAGGATATGCCTTGGCCTTCTATATCTCCTACTGGTAAAGACTTTGTGAAAAGGCTTCTGAACAAGGACCATAGGAAACGAATGACTGCTGCTCAAGCTCTAG CTCATCCGTGGTTACGTGATGAAAACCCTGGTTTGCTTCTTGATTTCTCGGTTTACAAGTTGGTCAGGTCTTATATTCGTGCCTCGCCTTTCAGAAGATCAGCACTTAAG GCTCTCGCCAAAGCTATACCTGATGAGGAGCTTGTGTTCCTTAAGGCGCAGTTCATGCTCTTAGACCCTAAAGATGGAGGGCTATCTCTTAACAACTTCACAACG GCTTTAACAAGATATGCTACTGATGCTATGATGGAATCAAAGCTTCCTGACATTTTAAACACA ATGCAACCACTGGCACAAAAGAAACTCGAGTTTGAAGAGTTCTGTGCGGCTGGGGTCAGCGTTTACCAACTGGAAGCTCTTGAAGAATGGGAACAGATTGCAACTTCTGCATTTGAGCACTTTGAACAAGAAGGAAACCGAGTCATATCCGTCCAAGAACTCGCTGGG GAGATGAGCGTGGGACCAAATGCATATCCTCTGCTCAAGGATTGGATCCGGAGTTCAGATGGGAAGCTGAGTTTCTTGGGGTACGCTAAGTTCTTGCATGGTGTGACTGTACGAAGCTCGAGCTCAAGACCTAGGTGA
- the LOC106312871 gene encoding CDPK-related kinase 4 isoform X1, which produces MGLCYSRNISSVKDDEIPVEQPSQTPRRASIPQSPIPSEVNSYANSPFQSPLPAGVAPSPARTPGRKFKWPFPPPSPAKPIMAALRRRRGAPPRPRDEPIPEDSEDVDSVGGERLDKNFGFGKNVEGKYELGKEVGRGHFGHTCWAKAKKGKMKGQTVAVKIISKAKMTSALSIEDVRREVKLLKALSGHKHMVKFYDVYEDNDNVYVVMELCEGGELLDRILARGGRYPEVDAKRILVQILSATAFFHLQGVVHRDLKPENFLFTSRNEDAVLKVIDFGLSDFIRYDQRLNDVVGSAYYVAPEVLHRSYSTEADMWSIGVISYILLCGSRPFYGRTESAIFRCVLRANPNFEDMPWPSISPTGKDFVKRLLNKDHRKRMTAAQALAHPWLRDENPGLLLDFSVYKLVRSYIRASPFRRSALKALAKAIPDEELVFLKAQFMLLDPKDGGLSLNNFTTALTRYATDAMMESKLPDILNTMQPLAQKKLEFEEFCAAGVSVYQLEALEEWEQIATSAFEHFEQEGNRVISVQELAGEMSVGPNAYPLLKDWIRSSDGKLSFLGYAKFLHGVTVRSSSSRPR; this is translated from the exons ATGGGTCTCTGTTACAGCCGGAACATCTCCTCCGTCAAAGACGACGAGATCCCCGTCGAACAACCGTCGCAAACCCCCCGGCGCGCTTCGATCCCTCAGTCTCCCATCCCCTCCGAAGTCAACTCCTACGCCAACAGCCCGTTCCAGAGCCCCTTACCGGCGGGTGTAGCTCCGTCGCCGGCGAGAACTCCGGGAAGAAAGTTCAAATGGCCGTTTCCGCCGCCGTCCCCCGCGAAGCCGATCATGGCGGCTCTGAGACGGCGAAGAGGCGCGCCGCCGCGGCCCAGAGACGAGCCGATCCCGGAGGACAGCGAGGACGTTGACAGCGTCGGAGGGGAGAGGCTGGACAAGAACTTCGGGTTCGGGAAGAACGTGGAAGGGAAGTACGAGTTGGGGAAGGAGGTGGGGCGAGGGCATTTTGGTCATACTTGCTGGGCTAAGGCCAAGAAAGGGAAGATGAAGGGGCAGACGGTGGCTGTCAAGATCATCTCTAAAGCTAAG ATGACATCGGCTTTGTCCATTGAAGATGTTCGTAGAGAAGTGAAGTTGCTGAAAGCTTTATCTGGGCATAAGCATATGGTTAAGTTCTATGATGTGTATGAGGACAATGATAACGTCTATGTAGTTATGGA GTTGTGTGAAGGAGGAGAGTTATTGGACAGAATCTTGGCGAG AGGTGGTAGATACCCTGAAGTCGACGCCAAACGTATTCTTGTACAGATTCTATCCGCAACAGCATTTTTTCATCTCCAAGGTGTTGTGCACCGTGACCTGAAGCCAGAG AACTTTCTCTTCACCAGCAGAAACGAGGATGCAGTACTCAAGGTCATAGACTTTGGCTTGTCTGATTTCATTAGATACG ATCAACGGCTCAATGATGTGGTGGGAAGCGCATACTACGTTGCACCAGAAGTACTCCACAGGTCTTACAGCACTGAAGCAGATATGTGGAGCATTGGTGTCATAAGTTACATACTACTATGCGGAAGCAGACCTTTCTACGGAAGAACTGAATCTGCAATATTCCGTTGTGTGCTTAGAGCAAACCCTAATTTCGAGGATATGCCTTGGCCTTCTATATCTCCTACTGGTAAAGACTTTGTGAAAAGGCTTCTGAACAAGGACCATAGGAAACGAATGACTGCTGCTCAAGCTCTAG CTCATCCGTGGTTACGTGATGAAAACCCTGGTTTGCTTCTTGATTTCTCGGTTTACAAGTTGGTCAGGTCTTATATTCGTGCCTCGCCTTTCAGAAGATCAGCACTTAAG GCTCTCGCCAAAGCTATACCTGATGAGGAGCTTGTGTTCCTTAAGGCGCAGTTCATGCTCTTAGACCCTAAAGATGGAGGGCTATCTCTTAACAACTTCACAACG GCTTTAACAAGATATGCTACTGATGCTATGATGGAATCAAAGCTTCCTGACATTTTAAACACA ATGCAACCACTGGCACAAAAGAAACTCGAGTTTGAAGAGTTCTGTGCGGCTGGGGTCAGCGTTTACCAACTGGAAGCTCTTGAAGAATGGGAACAGATTGCAACTTCTGCATTTGAGCACTTTGAACAAGAAGGAAACCGAGTCATATCCGTCCAAGAACTCGCTGGG GAGATGAGCGTGGGACCAAATGCATATCCTCTGCTCAAGGATTGGATCCGGAGTTCAGATGGGAAGCTGAGTTTCTTGGGGTACGCTAAGTTCTTGCATGGTGTGACTGTACGAAGCTCGAGCTCAAGACCTAGGTGA